CAGATATGATATTATTCTCTAATTTCTTCCTTCAGTAGAATACTCAAAATGCAGACATTTAAACTTAATTTTTACTCGCTAATTAAGACTAAGTATATACAAGTTTTGCTTTACTCAGATTTAAAGCAAAGTATTATACTTAATCTCTAGATTGTTTCTAATTAGTTGACCGAAATATGTTAAAAAATAATCTATATATTTCTTAGCTATGATAACTGATTGACAAAGAAATCAATCTACTCAATTTAGTAGTCTCCTTTTCTTAAGACCTTTGATGACTTACCATgctaaaagggttggaagaagtCTACATGACAAAAGATTGAAGTCCTGAACCACTAAAGACTGTAAACATGCATGATGGGGTCAGTTGGTGTCACTGAATTCATAGGTTTGAAGAGGTCTTTGCAAACATGTTGGAATACATCTCATCTAAGTTCCAAGAATTACCATTTGACTAGATGACTATAATCAAGATCAATACTATAAATATCGGAAATAGTTAGGGTACCTCATCATCAAAACCTTCTTCCTTCGtttacactttcaccattttgaAGTCACAATGAGAAACCGCAGAGCTCCCACTTCCCTTCTTCAGATtgtatcttttcttttcttgctaGCCATTTCTCCACTCTCTATTCTGTCCACAAAAAGTTCGAAAGGCTTTGAGTTCTTAAAAAATCTGGAGGGGTGCCAGATAGGTCAGACAGTTAAAGGCCTGCGCGAACTCAAACTGTATCTCAAAAAATTTGGGTATGCAGATGTCCATAAAAACCATACAGAGTATGAAAATTCTGACCAATTTGAtgacattttaaaaaaaaaaatcacaacttACCAGCTCTATTATCATCTGAAAGCTACTGGAACCCTAGATGCTGAGACAGTGAAACAAATGACGATACCTAGATGCGGACTCCCAGACAGTGTCAAGGGAAAAACTCCCATGAGATCAGGCAAGAAAGAGCATATTAGTAGAGGTAAAAGCAGCTCTCTCCACACAGTTTCACACTATAGTTATACCTTCTTCCCGGGAATGCCTAAATGGCCACTTTATAAATCCCACCTCACCTATCGATTCAGCTCTAGCATCCCTATTACTGACATCAAGACTTTGAAAGCTTTCTGCTCAAGTGCTTTTGCGAGATGGGCAGAGGTGAGCCATTTTACATTTTCTGAAGCGGTTCATCCTCTTCATAAGGCCGACATTGTGATTGGATTTCACCGTGGTGATCATGGTGATAGGAACAGCTTTGATGGTCCTGGCGGAACAATTGCTCATGCTTTTTCACCAACAAATGGAAGGTTTCATTACGATGTAGAAGAGAACTGGAGCACTTATCCAGCGCGAGGCACTATGGATCTGGAATCAGTTGTTTTACATGAAATTGGGCATCTTCTTGGGCTTGGGCACAGCAGAGAACCAAATGCAATCATCCCAAGAATCCCAGCTGGATTCCTAAAGCGGCAACTGTACGTAGATGATATTCAAGGTATACGTGCCTTGTATCGTCTCCACCCATAACTATGATTTACCATACATAATAAAGATACAAAAGCAAAAGAAATTTTGCAGATAAGTGATGCAACTAGGTAAGTATAAATGGTGTTCATCAGAGCAAACTCATTGTTCAATACTATCTGTCATGTTATCTATCTTCTACTTAACAGTTTACGCGAGAAGGGGGATGGACGTGTATAAGAACCCACTTCCACAGAGAGTAAATTGTTCTATTTGGTTGTACTTCATAAGAGAAAACAAAGAGAATTTGTAATATGCTTCTAAGTACTTGTTTCACAACCACAAACAGTCAATAATAacataaaacaaacaaaaatcatcttccgatATCAGAAGAAGTTTCACTATGCAAAGTCAACAAATACGTTGACTCAGTAACATCATTTAGATTGAAATGAAAATACTTCaagtctccaattagtaaatgaacAATCTTTTCTGCATTCAAAACAGATTACAAGTAAATCAGTTCAAGTCCACTCACTCTACAAATTAAGCAATTCAAAAATTACCTCACTAATGATTTCCAAATCCATTAACCTCAGACGACACAGGAACAATACTCGAACTCGTCTTCTGTTGTGCAACATTTTCTTCCAAAATACTCTCTTCATCATCAGAATCTAATGTAAACTGAGTTTGACTACCCAACTGATGTAATTCTGCATTAAGAGGCTTGTAATTTGAATAATCACCACCAGGAAATCCAAACTTATTACCAATAAATGAATAAACCCCAACAATCAAAATCACAAGCAAAGCAAGATGACAATTGAATTGAAGTGTAGCAATTGCTTTCCCTCTATGAGATTCCATATGCCCTTTACATTTCACTGTAAAATTCCCTCTACTTGCTTCATGCAAAGCACACCCATGGACCATTATATCAGTATAAAAGGAAAAACCCATTTGAATAAACCATGTTCCATGAAGAATTAAACCAAACCCACGACCCAAACCTGGTAAATTAGATTTAGGCAAACCCATTTCGAGAAGAGTACTAAGAATACAAATCGTGATAGGAAcaagtaacatatcaaaataccTATTCTCAATTCCATTTGGATCTTTTCTCTGAACATAAAAGAAAACAAGTTCTTGCCCAAACCCAAATAAACCAATTAGATTCAACAATGATGCAGGTATTGGTAGAAAATTAGTTGAATTACTCAATAAACCTGCAACAGAGTAGAGAAAAAACAATGAAGAGATAGAGAAGATGTCTAGTTGTAGAGAGAATCCAACTTGATCTTTAATATTAAGAGCGTCAGACGATGAGATTACAGAATCAAGAATGAAGAATAATGATAGAAAACCAACAGAAACATATCTAACATTAATGAACATTGAATCTGGTCTTCTgttctttcttcttgttgtttgttGATTTGAAGAAGAACGAGGAGGAGAAACAGGAGGAGAAACAAAAGATGATGAGTTTAAGCGAAGGTAAGATGAAAACAAAGCCTCCCAAATACCAATCATCACAAACCCTCCCCCTGCGAAACAGAAGGAAAACAAACCCATTTTTTCCTCTTTCTCTCTGTGAACACACAGAAAAAGGgttttctttgttcttcaaatttcagattttgattttggttttgtttttcagGGTTCAAAACCAAGAGGAGTTTAAGTGAGATTTGATTTGATGAGGTTGACTGGTAGTAAATTCTGTTTGTTTATTTATGTGTGTATGTTATGGGTATTAACTATTAATGACCTTTAGATGATGCGACGGTGAATATTTTTGATCGCTGATTAAAGATAGACGGTTTGGATTATCTAGTGAAGGTATTTGTTGAATTACTGATGTTGATTAATAGTAGACTGTTATCTAGTGCAGCTTCTAATGGATGTAGCCAAATTAGATTTCCGAATAAGACATGAGTTGGTTAACATTGCTGTTTGACATTCCAAATGTCAACGGATCGAGATAAACTCTGACGATTTACATGGTGACAAAAAAATCCACTACAGGGATatccaaacaaaacaaaaagtctGGATTGTTTTTGAAGCTGCTGCTCTGGGCAATTCCAATGGCAATCACCAAACGTGATTTTTTGCCAAGCCAGGTGCATGGTCAAACACGACTTTGCATTATAGGAAAAATATGGAGCGGAGGGAGATGAAATGCGCGGACCAAAATAACTCGTCAGCGGGTGATCAAAATATGCCATGGGCGCACAAGACTTGCGGGCGGATGTAGAGAAATCGTCAACGGGTAAAAGTCTAACGACTCTTTTCTCAACGGCTATAACTTTCTAATGCTATAAAATCCTTCGTTGTATTCATTTTCACTCACGCCACTCCACTCTCTTCTTTCtattcttctaaaaaaatctTGCTACAAAATGAGCAATCTGGTAAGAGCTGTCGTCAACAGTTGGAGGCATAAAAAAAGAtcgaaatcatgaaaaaataccgaGGCCAGTCACATGTGTAGATTTTAATCAGAATTGTGAAACCAAGTTTGCTTCGCCGAATGTCGTTGCTGCTCCAGGATTAGTTGAAGGTCATGTGTCGATGAATCAAGAGCGATCTGAGAATTATTATAAAATGAGAGGTGGATTTAAAAAATTAAATGTTTAAGCCAGAAAACAGaacaaaaaattatgaaaatactGGTAGAAAGGTGGCGGCCGACCATGCACACGTTCCATTTCATATATATTATAATTGGTAAGTCTGTTTAACTAAAACTAATATTTTAAGAAATTATTAAATAATCTAAACTAATTAATTATAGTTGATATTATTCTAGTAAATATGAATTACGCGCCTTGATTATTTGCATTTCATTTGCAAGATTCCAAATGAAGTGGGAGAGCCTGTACCGTTAAACCAAAACGAATGGATGTCAAATGATAAATGGAGGAATCTTCTTACCTCTTTTTTGAAATCACATGTACGTGAAGATCTAAAGATTTGAAAGGAGGTGGAATACATTGTTCGGTGTTGGAGCGTCTCCTTTTATACAAGAAAAACTAAACAGATGAAAATGAATATCCTGAACTCGAAAGAGTGTAAATCTTATGGTTGATGGGTCAGACGTTCTATACAAACTCAACCACTGTTTCTCTTATTGGTTAGCCtgaagcgttagaagatcttAAAAAGCACCACATTATGATTTGGGGTCTGCAATTTTAGGAGAAATTTACTGTAGGGTGGATCAAGCGTCCATACGTATACCTAACTTCACTGGTTTACGGGGTTTCAGAGAGGTAAATCTCTAAATTATTGTTTTTAAATCTAAAGGATTTTTATGAACAAAGAAATAGACATGGTCAAATATACTAATTTATGGATTAATTTGCAGTATTGGAGATATACTTATTTTCGTGTTGATAAACCAGTTCTTAAAAACAATACACGTAGAATTCCAATACTTGACATGTCTTACAAGACTAACTGGGTGAAGGACCCTGGTGACAGCGGCTCGGCTTCCAGTTTTTTTCAGAGGTATCAACAGATGACTCGGAGCGACAAGAATCTTGTTGTCTACCCTTACGTTAATTTTGTTGAATCTCAAAATAAGGAGGTACGATCTTTGTCAAAACGAAAAACCATAATTTTCCATATTTGTCATTCATCTAAAGACATTCTTACCATTTCAGCATCAGTTTCAACCCTCAGTCTTAATTGATTGGTTATCATGGTTAAAGCTAcaaactcacttacttctttcttaattgtttGAATACGATTTTCTATGTCGCGTATAGCACGACAACTCGGGTTACGCGTGTCGATGCAGAACCCGTCATGAATAACTGCCCCGAAATTCACATCAAGATAGTGAGCTTAAGCAAGTTGTTATTGTAAcaaaacatagtttctgcaaataacTTCATCCTCTTCTGCAGTAAACGGAGCTTGCCGAATTAACAAGGGTCGAGACATCTTTCGGCAAATTTGTTGAAGTGAGGAGTTTTTGTTTTTTAGCTCAAAGAAGAGTAAAGAGACTAGagtgtgtagaatgtgtgaatttgtaGTTGAAGTGAGGAGTTTTTATAGAGCTCAAAATTTCTagtcgttggatgatgagatttTTCAGTCATTCAGATGTAGCTGTTAGCATTTGATGATCGCCCACTGGCGGATTGACATTAACCGCTAGCGGGTTATCACAGTCGCCGCAGTTTTGCTTCACCCGGTGGCGAGTTTTATTCGCCCGCAAGTTTGTAAATGAGACACGCTTATAGCAGTTCATACGGAATGAACAAACCTGATGGTTTGTTCatttttgctcccactatggactcaacaaacatgaaaaacaggTGGCAAAACCAACGAATTTGATGGTTAGTtcactatagaccaacatgagaCGCATGTCTCATTTAAAACCTCACGGACCAACCAATTCCGTGCGGGTGAACCAAATCCTCGGGAGGATCGCGGGTCTTCCATAACCGCCAAGTAAAATTTTCATTTCccaaatattattttattattctttatcttattttatttcaCTTTATATCTTATTTTATCTCAcataaatattatattttaattttattctataaaatattttatattaaaaagaaatagtAGTGGGACCTAAAAAaccagatttgttcattttgctctgaTTTTTCATAGTGAAAAATCgtgtttgttcatccacgtggctcacaAACATTTTCTATTTGGTAATCATCATAGGAATTGCCATTATGCTTAGTCCTATTAGTGAAtgttttcggaaaaaaaaaagtggAGAATAATCATTACCTCTCCCAATTTTGATTTTTGTCTGGGTTTTGTTATTTCGTGCACCCATACACAAAATAACAACCGATAGcactgaaaaattcaaaaaataattaagaaatatGTTACGTGATGTTATTTTTCATTGGAGAATGCAATCTCTATAAATACAAATTTGAAAAATCTATTATTAATATTTGCAATATCCAATGCAAATTAACACCATTTTTATGTGTTTCAATCTTCTTTTATGTAATAATTTGACTATCATAACAAAATCCTTATTTGCAGTGCTAACTATtgtaatttattttgttttttaatttaaaaaattcATTGATAAAATTGCACATAAATAGCTTGTAAATCCTTATAAATCCAGACTTGAATGGCATGAAGGAAGTTATTATAAAACTCAAGCTCAATACTGCTAGCCTTAGTTTTCTTAGCTAATTTATTTATTGCACCAAATATAGTCAATATCTGATTTTAGTTTGTCTCGTTCGGGACCAAGAACTTGTACAAATTTATATCGGGGAGATTATCGGTGAACTCTTGGTTCCAAGTTTTATACATATAATTATTATATCAAACGTTTTCCACATAAACGTCTATTAATATATAAAACTAGTACTCATTTTTCTAAAGTACTACCAAACAAACTCAGAATATCACCAAAAACCGGACATTTGTATGAAACGGATAAAACTGACATTCAAAATCAGAATTGCAAAGCTCAAATCTAAaagagttgttgattttgatgCAAATTTTCAGAATTGCAAAGCTCAAACCTCAGCGAATTGTCATCATATCATCGATTACTGAACATGACACAGTAAGACATAAAATTGAGatgaaacccaaaaaaaaatgaGCAACAATTGGAAGCTCtagaataaggatttctttttaGTCCCTATATTAATATCAACCATCTTAGCTAACTCGTCTAGGTCTATCTCGGCCGAGATTATCGGCCAAATACCTTAACGGAGATATATCATGTCTCGTCTCGGGTGAGTGGGCATTATCGGTGATATCTCGACCGAGATTGTCTGTAATGGTTGCACCGTTGTTTTGTTCCTTAATAAACTTACAAGACCTAAATGTTTTATTTTGCAAAACAAATTTAATTTATAAAATAACACTATGATTTAGCCAGCGAACATAAGGCAGACCACCATTAACTTATTTAATTAACAGTTCGTTATCATATTCAAGCACTACGCTTTCATAGTCCATATCAACAAGCCCATAAGATAGCTTCCTTTAAAGTTGCGCGCTCTAGCTGCTCCGCCTCCATATTAGGTATCAACCCTCCATCAACAAATCTCTCCTTTGCTCCAGAAAAAGACCCTGAAAAATGTCTAATGAGTAGTTTTATACCGGCTAGACCTGTCTCTTTACAAATTAAGCATCAATAATGATTTTCTGGAAGTTTCAACCAGGGGTATCCAACAAGAGTTACTAGTGACTATGTTAGTTACATGAGAGGAATAATTATCTCGAAAATTACTGCATCGATTTATAAGAAGTAAGATCCTCTCGATGGTTAGTATTTTGTTCGGTTTGGTTCCTTGGATTATAGGAGAACACTTGTCCTTCCAAATCATCTACCCTATGACAATAAAAAGATACATGCTCAGGAGCACTCATATGTCCCACACATACAACACCTGCGGAAAAGACCGACTCACTAACCACTTCAAAAAAGAGTTACTAGAAGTTAGAACGTCATTGACGCAAACATTTATCCCGGACCATATAAATCTAGCAAAAGGGTGGTCAATAAAAAAATATCTA
The sequence above is a segment of the Papaver somniferum cultivar HN1 unplaced genomic scaffold, ASM357369v1 unplaced-scaffold_125, whole genome shotgun sequence genome. Coding sequences within it:
- the LOC113331563 gene encoding metalloendoproteinase 5-MMP-like, yielding MRNRRAPTSLLQIVSFLFLLAISPLSILSTKSSKGFEFLKNLEGCQIGQTVKGLRELKLYLKKFGYADVHKNHTEYENSDQFDDILKKKITTYQLYYHLKATGTLDAETVKQMTIPRCGLPDSVKGKTPMRSGKKEHISRGKSSSLHTVSHYSYTFFPGMPKWPLYKSHLTYRFSSSIPITDIKTLKAFCSSAFARWAEVSHFTFSEAVHPLHKADIVIGFHRGDHGDRNSFDGPGGTIAHAFSPTNGRFHYDVEENWSTYPARGTMDLESVVLHEIGHLLGLGHSREPNAIIPRIPAGFLKRQLYVDDIQGIRALYRLHP
- the LOC113331178 gene encoding uncharacterized protein LOC113331178, producing the protein MGLFSFCFAGGGFVMIGIWEALFSSYLRLNSSSFVSPPVSPPRSSSNQQTTRRKNRRPDSMFINVRYVSVGFLSLFFILDSVISSSDALNIKDQVGFSLQLDIFSISSLFFLYSVAGLLSNSTNFLPIPASLLNLIGLFGFGQELVFFYVQRKDPNGIENRYFDMLLVPITICILSTLLEMGLPKSNLPGLGRGFGLILHGTWFIQMGFSFYTDIMVHGCALHEASRGNFTVKCKGHMESHRGKAIATLQFNCHLALLVILIVGVYSFIGNKFGFPGGDYSNYKPLNAELHQLGSQTQFTLDSDDEESILEENVAQQKTSSSIVPVSSEVNGFGNH